The genomic window CAATGTCCAGAGGGACTATGTACTTCAGAATTCAACTTGATAAAGCTCAGCTATTCAGAGGGATGATTATATATAGGAAAAAACTTCAAACTCCTGTGGCACATATTAGAAGCTAGTTAGGGCACACTGAAGACAAAACTTGTGTGCAAGGATGAATTTTGTGTCGCATCATGTGGATGGTAGGAGCTAACCTTACCTTGCTAACTGTAATACCATGACATTTCAACCCTTTGAACCCtcatatcagtatgcatattctccatactgttctgtgtatctttcctaaggtgttgacaaggagaatgtgctTAACAGTCAAGAGACtctctatttcattttcattattgttgtgacctcaatgtgtgattcaggggtgatcttgaaaaaagaaattggatgccagtcactcttgggggtttaaagagttaactggaaagttaaccctttaacccccagatcaaatttgtaattctctttactgttcaCCAATACATTTCTTCTAATGTTGGTTCAGGGAATTAagtgttggatcaacttattatccccaaattgatatttttctttattctcatcacttatctggtcgatattgtattgatattgtaaggagaaattctgtcttgatcactcatgggagttaaagggttaatgaagcAAGGAGCACAAAAGTGCGATAGTTTTAATAAGACTTACTTTGATttgattgaaataatttttttcatttttaggcaTAGAGGTCCCTAGGATGACCTTTTAGACATTTAACCTGTGCAATTGTTACCTTGAGGACAGCAAggcttttcagtttttaacaGGCTGTTGTCACCTTCTATAAATATACATCTTAGAATGGACAGTgcttccttaaccctttaactcccatgagtgaccaagacagcatttctccttacaatattaataccatatcaaccagataagtgatgagaatcaagaaaaatatcaatttggggataataagttgatccaatactaaattctctgatcTAACATAAtcaaaattgtatggttgacagtaaggagagtgacaaatttgatctgtgagttaaagggttaatgtcatTCATCCTTGCCTACTGCTCTCTTTTTCTGCCATGTCAAATGGGGTTTTTAGTCATTATTGCATCACAGCTGTGTATCAAGTTCACCACATGCAGTTCAATGGTTACAATTTTATCTCCTTTCACCATCCTAAATACCTAAACACTCTCACTTAAGAACTGTGAATAGCACTCTTTATAAAAAGTATTTATCACTTACCAATGATGTACAACGTGGCAGCAAATGCTTCTACACAAGACAATTTACAGGGCTTTCCATAGTTGATAGGGTTTGCAGCAATTAAATATGGTAACAGGCGCATGTGACCTCCTCTCATCCTTCCAAATGGTGTGCTCTCCAATTTGGCCCACGAGCAGTCAATAACAGCTATTCCATGATCCATAACGAGGGTGTGGTCCTGAGGTGAAACACACTGCTTTCCCAAGGGACTTAAAATCAGACCATTGAACCTTTGGGAAATTTTAAGTGTTTTCACAAAGCCAAGTCTTGAGAGCTTTCTTCCTGAACACTTCTTTGGATCACAGTGCTCCAAATCCTAAAATATGATGACTTAGTTATCTTCAATATACAGAACTGGTGAAATGTGGGTTGGCTATCCACTAAAAATTCATAAGACTTGACTTATCAACAATGTTTGAGATGTATTTCAACCCAATCTGTTCTCTGGCAGTGTCTAAAATCATGAAACATTAAAATCAGCTCTGGTTTCTCATTGGCTTAGCCAGTCACTCATGACAGTCTTTTTAAGTGTTACCCTCACCCAGACCATCAAACTACATTTAACTGACTGCCActcaaaagttcaaataatttattcaattaCCTAACTCTACTTGCTTACCCACATGgccaaaggaaaaggaaatcCTCTGCCATAATCCTTTTTCTTACCatcatctgaaagaaaaatcaattaaaaaaaacctataaCATACAATTTATGCACAAATCTTGAGGCTTTGATGGACAATCACCAGAAAATAACAGATGCATAAGTCTCAGAGTTGGTCCttattgtttattgaaaattttgggaCAAATAAGCTCTGAGCTAACAAAAGAATTTATCAGTTTAAAAAACTCtgcaaaatgattaattttgatCAAGTGTTAAAGGCAGGTTCGGTCAATGTCACCCTAAGGAAGGTCACTAAGCTTGTGTTTGACCCTTCCACTCTCAAGAGTGACCAATAAGAAATATCTCTCTGTTatctcaatacattttcaagaaaaaacatggaagaaagaaaaatatcaatcaggtCATTCTGTTTGATTTAACAATAACTTCTCTGAGCTAACACTGTCAGAAATGTATgggaaacagtatggagaattgaaattttgatcttACAAGTGAGAGAGCTGATTTTAAGGCAGATAATACTACAATTAAGGTGCTGACCAAGGTGTATAATGTCACTGTCACAGTGGTAACATAGCAAGTTACCATAGAAACATCATGCTGGTGACCAGCATGATGTTTCTATGAAAAGTGATTGAATTGTTTTGATTGGGAATGTAAATGATTATCACCGATACCCATGAATACCTCTTTAATATCAAATCCCATTGAATCATGTTGAAAATCGTTTCAAAGACTTGTTCCCTGCTCTTCAGAGCAAGCAGACAAGATGTATCTCGCTGAATCTGTATCCTGTAGTTTATGCCACATAATCAACAATAGAAGCATCTCAGTATGAGAACCATCGTCTCTTTAACCCTAGTAgcgacaagcatctaatttctcctatgATGTCCCCCTGAGGTACACagtaaggtcacgagaataagggaaataatCACCGACTAAAGGACCTCTTGACTATTCAACAAATTCCTTTTccagtaccttaggaaatgaataaagaacagcatggagaatatgcattctgatgttagggggAAAGGGTACGCTAAACATTTACCGCGTGTAGTCATCTCGTCTCCATCAAAGTCTTCTGTGCCATTCCAAGCAGCTTCAAACCTTGAACTCTTACTAAGTTTATGTCGAGGCGGAGCCACTTTAGCTTTCCCTTTATGTTTTCCCATACTCAACTCAAATTTTACTGGCTAGCCCTATTGTTTTCGATAAAGACAATCTGCATTCAACGAGTGACCTCTACCGCCATCTTGAGTAATGTTTTTGGACACTCCTGCCGAGGTTCTCACGGTAATCACAGTTTGCGTGATCTTCCAAGCTTGGTAAAGGTGTTGTTTCGCGTCGCACTactgtatttgttgttttttctacGGATTCTCTTCAGCTAAGAGGTAATCTTGTCTTTTACATTTATCTGTTAGTTTTTTATTTGGCAAAGTACAATGAATTTGTACTTGTGTCGCCAGCAAGGAACGGTTAAAATCCATGCTTACTTTCATAGGGTGTCGAATGAAATTCCTTGCACTTCAGCACTTACTAGGCGAAACAAAAGACCTTTTTAAGGGAGCTACCGCATTGATCGGGACAGACAGCTCATAGTGtactctttatttatttttatgcatTTACGATCCAATAAAACgtgatataaatttttcaaaagaggGTCGCGTTTTCAATTTTGAATAGGACACCATGATGGCCTCTGATGTACGTGGAGgtatttctttccacgtgacGTTTTATGTTGTAACGAGATATTCATCGATAGATTTCACTTTGAGTaagaaagcgatcttcgcagtaatgacCATGGTAATTTTCACTTTATGCGATACCGATTTTTATTGGAGTGGTTATTAAAAATCCTCGTTCTTAGAAATCTTACGATAAAATATGTATAGGCATAAAACCTCTTTAATCAAGTGTTTCTAGTCTTTTTGTTCAAAACCCCTAAAACTCGAAACCCctataactcaaagaaaaatggACCAAACGAGGTACATCTGCAGCGAAACTGTAGATGACAATCCCAGCTTTGCAGAAGCGCAAGGTGTTTCGCTGAATAAACGCGCTTATCTAATCTGACCGCCAGTAGGCACACACACTATTAAAAACGCTGGATACAGGTAAAAATCTCATCGTTTTTCCACTGAATAACGAAACTAGCATTGATATCCGCAGTCTAAGTAAGCGCGACAGGTAACACCCTGAATTCAGAACTTCGAACGCGGAAAAATGTCAGTGTAGATTGATGTTTCTGTCACCGAACGGAAAACAATACCTGTCGATATTTTCGATGTTCGCTCGTTTGTGATCCTCTTAAAACTAGAATTGGCCAAGAACACGTTCTTTCCGCCGATGGACCATGTAAAATATTTAAGTATAGGTTTGAGTTTGTGCTTGTTGTCGTAAAAAGTTGTCTTCGGACAAGCATTTCTATTAATAAACACGATTAATCATGGATGTCACTAGAATATGCATTTTAATGCGGTGTCCCAATGTTATTGGTTTCGATCAGtaatttcaaaaatgatttaacGTTTCTTTCCCGCACTGGTGCGATGTATACGGGGTTCGAAAATATGGCGTTAGAGTATCCTTTATTTTTCTAATTATATGCAAGGTTTTCGACGTCTGCAAACTAATAAGTGGAATCGTAATGTTTTTTCAAGGATTGTTGTCACTGACTCGCTCATTGACCTTGTCGCAACTTTCTTTGTAGCCAGTTGTCGAAGTTTTTATTGTGAAATATTTACGACGATTAAATAAGCCAAAGAGATCAATTCCAGCCAAAATGCAAATCATCCATAAAATTTAGTTTTCAGGAATACATTTCTATAAAATTACAAGAATTGAAGACATTGGATGCTTCGGTCTAGTGGCTATAAGACTCGCGAAATGCGTCGTGTTGTTGtgaaagttaaagaaattgatggaatagttttattaaaaaatagcGCACCTTATCTTACGagtaaattatttgatttaaatCCGCACTATTTTCTTCTAAGAAGCCCTACTGCAAACAAGAATGTTGAAAGATTACTTTATGCtaatttttcgattttcctCGATAATACTGACCGTCATATTAACTCCAATTGAAAATTCTCGATGAAAATGTTGGCTACTTTATCAAAACATTCAATCGCTTAAAATTTTTTGACTTCTAAAAATGTGAATAACTTGAAagaatcaaaaagaaaaacatagaagcaaaataaattaacaaaacagaaacacaaTACAACaatgcaaaacaaagaaaaatattttgaacttttaacaatattcacttttatttttcacgaaatttttacaatattcactttatttttctccataACGTTTTCAGAATTGCGGGAAATTTCTTTCCATACGGAATGGAAagagatattttaaaacatctcaAAACCATAAGATAATTCTCTAGATGAAAGAGTGTTGTACTTGCATTAACCGAATTTTAATACATGTTTATCATCCGTGTAGAGGTATTCATTATCGTTTTGCCAGCCAGATTTGATAGAAAAGGCCAGAATTTTCCAAACGTTCAAACTCTACGATATCCAGTGTTCAATTTACAAACTTGTGAATTTCAATGTCTTACTTTCCATCAACTTGCGAAACGATGTTTTAAGCAAAATATGAGCCTCGCTCTCTATTAGGAAAATTAATTTATCTAGTAGGAATTAGAGTACAAACGGTTGATAGGAGCTTCAACGTGATTCTGACAACAAACAGTTGATACTCCGTGtgattttgctttgttttgccgGCTCATTTATCCACGGctaatgaaaattttccttcgacCCTTAACACTCTGACATCACTATGCACATTTTCCATATtgatctctttacatttcctatagtactgacaaggagaatttgtttaacaatcaaaagtaTTCTAAGTCAGGAATCATTTCCTGTCTTCTCGTCACTCTTACGGGTTAAATTGTTCAGTTTTACAGACAATCCTAGTAACGTATACTTTAAACGTCATCATAATGATAAGGATGTGAactgtattaatttttttaaacatttttctaacCATTTGACAAGTGAGTCAATCTTGGGACATGTCTGAGAAACCTGGCGTTGGATATAACTACATGAGCGAGGGACAGGGGGCTGCAGCCCCCCCTTCTTACGGTATGCAACAGCCCCCACCGCAACAAGGATACCCTCCGGCCCAACAAGGGTACCCTCCCGCCCAACCAGGGTACCCTCCCGCCCAACCAGGGTACCCTCAACCAGTCATGGCCCAGCCGGCCCCCATGCAAAGCACTAACACAACTGTTGTGGTCACGCAACCGACAATGGTTCTTCAACAAGGGATGCGGGACTGGAGCACTGGTCTGTGCGGATGTTTTGAAGACTGCTACTCTCGTAAGTAACTACTTAACTACTGTGTTTGCGCAGGTCCCAGTGAATACATCAACAGAATTAAGATAGCCGGGTATCTTCGCGATCTTGGCGCGATGCTTTGGAAAATTCACGTTCGATTTGGTCTGAACGATTATATATTTTACGTCGTTTTGCATCCTACTTGCGAGAAGATGCTGGGAAATCGCAAAACGTATTTAGTAATTGCGTgcactcaattgaaattttggACTAGGGAAGGACATctttctgaaatatttttacctGATTTTCTTCCATGCAGTTTGTATGGGCTGGTTTTGTCCATGTATTTTACTCTGTGATGTGTCCCAGAGAATGGGTGAAGGTTGTTGCTTTGCGACTTGCTGTCCTGGAGCTCTGTTGGGACTGAGGATCAAACTCAGGGCACAGCAGAACATTCAGGtttgtttattaatatttaGAATAACGCCACGCTGTAACGCCATACTGTAACACCACGCTGTAATGACATGACCATGCCTAGTCCCTATTTCCCATCTCAGTCCGTGGGGCGAATGAGAAGAAATCGGCgataggaagaaaaaaaatcgaagccACGCGAACACTGAAAGTTTTCACGCGGAAACGATACCTTTGAGCTACATAAATCCGTCACTAAAAACCaacaattgtatttttaaacttatGACATACTTCAGCAGTGGAGATAGTAATTCATGTGTTTATGTTACTGTTATTGTCAACTCTCTCTTCTCCAGAACTCCTTGTGTACCAGCATACAAGGAATCAATTTGTTGCTTCTTTCCTTCCAGGGCTCCTTGTGCAATGACTTCTGTGTGGTACAGTGCTGTGGAGTATGCGCCCTGTGTCAGCTGTCACGTGAGCTGAACCACCTGGGAGTGAATCAGTGATTCTGTGACGTATTTCACTTGTCGATGGcttaaataataacattttagtATAAAACTATTAGCACCAAATTCTTTCTTCATATTCTGAAGCGCAGTAGGGATAGATTAGGTTTGTAGGTTGTATGATAAACTTGTTGATGCAAATAGAAAAAACTGCTACATCTCTTAACCAAAACCTTGTTAAAACGAGGAAGATATCGTTTAGAAAATCGTCAAACGATAGATTTTTGGCTGCGTAGCATTCTTAGTGGTGTGAGGTGAACAGAAGAACAAGAGAGCAGACACTTGTAGTATTTTATCACCAGTTTATCGAATACCTTCATTTATATGAACATGAGATTTATGTAGAGATGGTTGAATTGTTTAGTCTGAAAATAGAGGGCAGTTTACAAAACGATAGTCCAAAACCCAGTTGTGATGTCTGATAGGAGAAAAACTGCTTTTACATGATTCTTTACGTAATAATAGGCAGGTATGTAACTCGAATAAACCACTCGTGAAATGGCCTAGCtatatttttgatgaaaatagaCGTTTTGAGGGAATAATTTCAACTGACTACAACAATTAGAATCCGCGCATGCGCACGATATGACGCTCGAATCCTGGCATAAGGTTCGAGCTGATGATCACAACTTCTACGCGAAGAAAAGGTACAGGACAGACTGCGCCAACTTCTTGGTCAGCAAAAACGAATGAAAAAGCGAGCGACCAATAACAGACCGTCTAACCAGGGTCTTACTTTCCCTCATCCGCCCTCCTGTTTGTCTTTACTGACTTAGAGATTGGAACAGGCTATTAGTGACTGAGAAAACTGCACTAGTTCTAACAGATTTTGATGACAAATAAATCCTTTTTCTAGCACATCTTTGACTTGCGGCGTGATCATTATGGCGAATAAGTGCTCTTCCCGAGGGTCCTGATGGCTTTTGCTGCTAAAAGTTAGAATTTTCGCCAATTTACGGTTAACAATTCATATCTTTCCGTTGTGATCACCAGAAACATTTTTGCGAATAACTCTTTTTACGActaacgattaaaatttgtcagttttacgctaaacggctaaatttttggccgttttacggctattGGTTAATAACATTGAGACCCTCCTTCTCTCTCGGTCATCAGTGtcacaatagaaattgaaatgaaaggaacatcacaagtttaattttgagaaaacacgatgaatcaaaaaaaaaaaaaatggaagagtTCTAAAGATCACGTGGAGAAATAAGGATCTGGACATTGGatcaagaaaatatcaactgaTATTATCTTGATTGGTTGATGTACACAAACACAAAACTTTCGCGACTAGAAGAGTCCGCTAACCTACCAGTATTTATCacgggaggggagggggggaggggggtggaggattttggttgtgtcacgataatAATTACCTGATCCCACCATAAAGctctgtgatatttttatgacccacccccccctcccccccccttattGGTAGTTATGGGCATTCGATCCCAATTTTTCTATGGTTTCCCCTTCATACTCATCCCCCCCTCCGTTCTCTCTCAAACCATAAAATACCCCCCGCTCCTCCGgcaaaagattatttttcatgGTAATAAGCCGGAAAGGGAGAAATGTCTTGATATCCTGTGAGTAGCATTCCATTGGTAAGACGTTACGCATGCGCATgaacaaaaataacttttaaaaaagaaattgttgtaaagGAAAATTCCCTGTCGATTGAATCATAACaagctttgaaaatttctactcaaaatatattttgtcccaaacaacaaattaaatgtCAGTGAACGGCACCAGACTCCCTGTTTGACTTATTACTCTTCTTTTTGAGATCGCGTGACAGACATCTATCAGTGCATTTTTCTCGGAATCAGAGCATTGTGTTTGACCCATTCCTCTTCCTTTTGAGATCACGTGACAAACAATCAGGCACGGGCGTATTTTTCTCGGGTCAGAGTATTGTGGATTTAGGGAAGAAACAACATTGAGTTACAGAGATGGAGGTAAGTTACTCTCTTTCCGACGTTCGACTTGTTTGGGGGTTTTTTTCATAGCTCGATGTCTCAAAAACAAATACCAAAATCAACTCCCTTGGATAAGTTATTCGATCAGGAACAGTCTAGTTACACTCAGATGATGCTTGCACTGAAATGTATACGGACTTTGTGATGTTTAATTCAACTCTTAAACGCCTACGAAATGAAGAAATCTGCAGAGCGTTAGCTTCACGAAGAATTTGACTTAGCGCAATCGAGATTTTGTTCACTTTCAGAATATCATTTcaatataaatttcatttttcttttcttagagaAATTTCCTTGTCGTTTCACATAATCATTCTGCCATTCGGTCATTCGTGCCCTCGCGATCAATTTCTAAGACTTTCATTGCAAAGCGCACTAGAATATTCTCTTCCTGAAGGTGCAAAAGCAATTACATTTCGGAATCTACTATGAAGAGCTTGAGTAAACTCCAAGCAGGGGAGAAGTCAGTTAAAGAATAAATAGCTTTAATTTTGAGCATGCAGCGATTTGGTTTGATGGTACAGTGGATCTTAAGCGGAAAATTCCGAACGCGTTTCTTGCACTTAAGTACTTTGGACACCTCTGCTTTTAGAGTGCTATTCCTCGCACGATGCAGACCGATTTCCGCCAACCTCTAACATTCTAGCATTATAACTATATTTCGTGAAAAATTTAAGGAGTTTGTGCCCAAAAATGCTTCCATTTCGTGTCACGCCATGCGAATTCAGAGATGATTCACCCAGAAATCGAAACGAAACTCAATACCTCTTAAGATGCACATTCAGTGACCTCACCAGACATAGGAATGAGCTTTGGCTTGTAGAGATTCGAGAAATAAATAGATATCCAAATTTAAAGGAGTCTACGTGAAATCTGAACTTCAGAATAGAGACTGAAAACTGCATCCGCGATGAAAATCGTAATTTGCATTCCCAGGTTGCTGAGGCACCCCCACGTGTATAAAATCTGACAACAAGCAGACACACAGTTACTCTagatttctttaaaacactGGATATATTTCAAATCCCATCGTTTTTCAATAAACAACGAAACTAGTATTATTAtccataataaaaaaaaaacgtgacaGGTGCTACtctgtatttaaaatttcgaACGGGGAAACAATTTCCATTGCAGATTTACGTTTGCTGTCAAAAACGGAAAATATTGCCTTGTCGATATTTTCGATGTTCGCTCGTTTGTGACCTAGACACTAGAATTGATTAAGTGGGCCTCGCCAACACGAACCATTTTCTGCTTCGCTTCAATTCATTTTCTGCATGATATGACCAACGATTACTCGAACTGGTTTGTCGATGCGCGCCGCGCATCAACAAACTAATTTTGGGATACTTAAAAAGTGCTGtggtaaaaataatgaaatattttgaagcacCCTTTTATTGACCTTTTAGCATTACACTTAACGTGTCCGCACTCATCaagttcaaattttcatttaacttcaGCATGTTGTGGACCATGGAGTGCTCTGATGCTTTTATGCCTCAATCGACTTCCCAAGACTAAGATTAAACGGAAGTTGCAATTTTCACCGTGTGAACAAAAATACTTCCTACACAGTATTGTTCCTTATTTCATGAGGAAATCGACTTCCCGATAACTCAACCATTTTCAATCACCTTCCAAGATCCCATTTATAAGGAATCGACtgtgaatttttcagttcataTTCTAGATTTTTGGGATTTGAAGGATGTTATATATCATAAACAATCTAATCAGTCTTTCTGTGTAGACTGTATTCCGCTAGGTACTTGTCCCTAATATCCTCAATACTTTTCAAAGTTATGTCACTTTTTCGTCACGGTTTCTTCAAATTGTTTTCGCTAGTAAACTGGTCCTGATCAACCTCTTTAAGGCTTTGAAATGTTGAATtcgcaaacaaacaaaaaatattttcaaacctGTATGCCTCGTTGGACAATACAAAGaagacattttttcattttctaccgCTGACTCTGAAAAGAATTCTGCACCAGCCAATCAGCGATTGGATGGTGCACAGAGTGTTATAAGATAAAACCCTTAGGGGAATTAGTCACCTGAACGAAAGTGGCTGAGCATGCGACAAATAAGTGAAAACCTAAAATGTGATCCCCTTTGAGAACTTAAATTTTTGATTTCGAGGTTAGGAAATAGCCTTAAAAAGGAAGTGGCGATTTTAAGAGAAATGTTTCAGTCCTAGTAAAAGTATGGAATAGGAAGATAAAGACTTGAAAGGGAAGCAGTCTATATAGATTTTTATCAAGCTGCAACAAGTGTGAAATCACTTCGTAAGGCAGCTGAATTTCGCGTAAATTAACAACGCCAAAACGGTTTTAATCGGGACTTAGAGCATATGGTTTGAGTCATTACGGCTATTGGTTAAtaccattgagaccctccttcTCTCTCGGTCATCAGTGtcacaatagaaattgaaatgaaaggGATATTACAAGtttaattttgagaaaacacggtgaatcaaaaaaaaaaaaggaagagttcTAAAGATCACGTGGAGAAAGAAGGATCTGGACATTGGatcaagaaaatatcaactgatattctcttgattggTTGATGTTCACAAACACAAAACTTTCGCGACTAGGAGAGTTCGCTGACCTACCAGTATTTATCacgggagggggggaggggggtggaggatttttggttgtgtcacgataatAATTACCTGATCCCACCATAACGctctgtgttattttttttgacccaccccccctcccccccttattGGCAGTTATGGGCATTCGATCCCAATTTTTCTATGGTTTCCCCTTCATACTCATCCCCCCCCCTCCGTTCTCCCTCAAACCATAAaatacccctcccccctcctccggcaaaagattatttttcatgGTAAAAAGCCGGAAAGGGAGAAATGTCTTGATATCCTGTGAGTAGCATTCCATTGGTAAGACGTTACGCATGCGCATgaacaaaaataacttttaaaaaagaaattgttgtaaagGAAAATTCCCTGTCGATTGAATCATAACaagctttgaaaatttctacgcaaaatatattttgtcccaaacaacaaattaaatgtCAGTGAACGGCACCAGACTCCCTGTTTGACTTATTACTCTTCTTTTTGAGATCGCGTGACAGACATCTATCAGTGCATTTTTCTCGGAATCAGAGCATTGTGTTTGACCCATTCCTCTTCATTTTGAGATCACGTGACAAACAATCAGGCACGGGCGTATTTTTCTCGGGTCAGAGTATTGTGGATTTAGGGAAGAAACAACATTGAGTTACAGAGATGGAGGTAAGTTACTCTCTTTCCGACGTTCGACTTGTTTGGGGGTTTTTTTCATAGCTCGATGTCTCAAAAACAAATACCAAAATCAACTCCCTTGGATAAGTTATTCGATTCAGGAACAGTCTAGTTACACTCAGATGATGCTTGCACTGAAATATATACGGACTTTGTGATGTTTAATTCAACTCTTAAACGCCTACGAAATGAAGAAATCTGCAGAGCGTTAGCTTCACGAAGAATTTGACTTAGCGCAATCGAGATTTTGTTCACTTTCAGAATATCATTTcaatataaatttcatttttctttt from Pocillopora verrucosa isolate sample1 chromosome 8, ASM3666991v2, whole genome shotgun sequence includes these protein-coding regions:
- the LOC131796975 gene encoding cornifelin homolog, yielding MSEKPGVGYNYMSEGQGAAAPPSYGMQQPPPQQGYPPAQQGYPPAQPGYPPAQPGYPQPVMAQPAPMQSTNTTVVVTQPTMVLQQGMRDWSTGLCGCFEDCYSLCMGWFCPCILLCDVSQRMGEGCCFATCCPGALLGLRIKLRAQQNIQGSLCNDFCVVQCCGVCALCQLSRELNHLGVNQ